The Osmerus eperlanus chromosome 25, fOsmEpe2.1, whole genome shotgun sequence DNA window CTGCTGACCCACTTGGAAGGTCAGTAGAATTTGGGGGTTCTGATTGAAGCTCTGCAGATCCAATTAGAGGTTCAGTAGAATATGGTCGATCTGATAGAAGTTCTGCTGACCCACTTTGAAACTCAGCAGAATTTGCTGGTTCTGACTGTAGCTTGGCAGATCCAGTTAGTGGTTCAGTGGCATCTGGAATTGAGATGACCAGATTTTCTGAAACGGGATCATAATTTAAGGAAGCTGTTTCAAAATCCGGCTCTAGAGGTTCTTCAGTAGATTCCTCAGCCGGTTCCTTCACAGTAGCCTCAACTGGTTCCTCAACAGGCTCTCCAGATCGTTCCTCGACAGTTGTGTCCCCTCTGTAGCCCTCGGGTGATAGCATGTAATTAGGAACAGGTTCCATGACAATGATGGTGCCACCTTCTGACAAGACGTCACTTTTGACGACTGAGTCTTGAAAAGGCTCAGGCACATTAAAAGagctcagcccctccccctgattTGCACATCTGGCTTCCCACTGGCTAGAGGTGGGAGGCCAGGTGGAGACTCTGCCAATGGCCCTCCCGATCTGTATTCTTGGACCCCTGCTTTCTCCATGGAGACCATTTGGTTTGCCAGTCTTTGGTGTGGTCAGGTCAGTTCCTATGGACAGGTATGTTATGGTCTCTGTGTCTTCAGTAGCTTTAGTTATGGTTCTGCTGCCGTTTCCAGAAGGTGACACTCCATCATCTCCATCATCGTACTGGGTCCCTTCATTGATAAAGTCAGTCAGGCGTCTCTGAGCTTTCAGTTCCTCGTCGGTGTCCTGAGCTGTTACGTTTCCGGAATCTTCTCCTAATTCCTCTCCTTGTTCTCCGGAGCTGTTCTCCTCTGTGGGTGTTGGTTTACGTGAGGTTCCCTCTGTCTCAGTTTCCATGTCGTGacgtcttctccctcctccacagaaCGGGGAGGTGGAGAGCACAGCGTTGGCCGACTTGGCTCTGACTTCAGTCCCAGGGACTCTTCGGACGCACTCCAAGTCCCAGTTCATCATCTCCTCAGGGCACTTCTGGTAGGGTTGTCTCGGGGGGTTCAGCGGTTGTGGTTCACCTTCTTCTTCTTTGATCTCCGGCTGAGGCCTCACTTGtttcctcctccgtctcctcccgTAGACTCCGGCCAgagcacagaccacacacagcagcacacacagaaccactgcAAAGAGACGATCCAGTCAAGAGGCCACATCGATACCACATGCTCATGCACAGCCTCCAGAATTTACCCTGGGATGCTGACTTTGTTTTCGACCATATATTTGAAAGTGTCAAATGTTGAGGCAGAAATGTACTGGCTCCAGTGTTAAGACACTTACCTATTATTGCGATGAGAGCAGGGATTGTGACCGAGGGTGGGATTTGGGGAACAGGTTTATCTGATGTTAGTGGAACTAACAACAACGTGGGACTAACGGGGTGGGCAGTTGGtgtcacacacctggacacgttCCAGACCAGCTGACCTCTCAGATCTGCTGGGCTCTTACACttcacctccatctccttctccagcaGAGAGCGCTTCTGCAGATCTGGTCATGCAAGAAAAGCACCTCTCAGCATCTGGATTGCCTTGTTCCCTTGACAACTAGCAGTGTTTGTTCACAGGAGTTCCCTCACTATCCATGAACACAAATCCACTTGATTAATACTGAATGCACAGTCAAACAGAACGGCAGTCTTTCTAGATGTGTTCTCGATGGAGCCAAGACTGTTAAGAAATTCATGAGCGCTGCAAATGAAATCAACAAATTCCATGCTGTGTATCAATAAGTTTCCCTATAAGGCCCATGCAGTTTTGAAAGAATTTACAGATCTAAAACAAGCGGTCAGTTTTGAGCATGTGGCTCCCCATAGTCTCAATGTTAGTGCTAGATCTGCTAACTGTTTCTATCCTGGTGATCGTTGCATTAGATTAAATGCATCTGGATAGGCAGCATAAGTCATGTGATCTTATTGCTAATCAAAGCAAATTATTGACAGGTGAGTTTCACAAAAGAGTGGAATCTTGATTGGCTTAAATGCTGAGACCCACTGGCCATCTCTGTAGGCTTCCCACCCAATCAGAAGTAAAAAAAACAGCACAGATATTTTACTtggtattttttttcttctacgtCTTCCTAACTTTTGATTGGGTGGGTACCCTGCCCACTGATACCACTGGCTTTGTTTATCATACATTTTAAGGAATACACTTCACACCTCTAAGAAAACAGACAAAGTCCTCTGCTTCACAGGAGCAGTGCCAGGGGTTCCCATCCAGGCGGATCCTGGTCGAGTTGAGAGGCAGGAAGACCTGAGGGTCAACATGGGTCAGTAGGTTCCCTGAGAGGTCCAGGCTGGACAGATGGGGCTGGAATGCAAAACTACCAGGAGCTATGGTCCTAATCTGGTTTCTGGCCAAGTCAAGACTGGTGAGACCGGTTAGAGCATTAAGCATGGACCCTTCCAGAACCTCAATGTGATTTCCAGGGAGACTGAGGAGACTGAggcgggctggctggctgagccAGGTTGGGGTGAAGTTCGAGAGGAGGTTGTTGTCCAAAACCAGGTTAGTGAGATGACTGAATGAACTCATCCCTCCGGCAGAAATGTTTGTGATTCCAGCCCCTACAAAATTAAATCTGATCACTGACGTTAGGCTGTCACTGTGGAAAACACTGGAGTTGATCTCCCCCACATTCGACATTATGAAGACCAGGGAGGACAATCCTGTTGGAAAACCTGAAGCACAAGATACTCAAGGCATCAGAACGTCACGTTAAAGTATGTCTCAATTTCAGATACATTTGTTTGTAAATGTGTCTTACTTTGTGGAATATGTTGACAGATGTAAGATTCCAAATCTTTTGTACATTGAGAGTCCACCAATCCCACAGATAAACAAAGAACGACCACTGCAACAGCTGTGGAACACACAACAAATGTACCAAAGCACTTCACGGAGCTACAATTCCTCCATTAACAACTAGAACTTACCATTCATGGTCAGCTATTACAGATGTCATCCAGTCAGCCAGGTTTTAAGAATCTATAACAGCTGTGTTGTCTCAACTTATGAATCCAAATTTGTCTGACACAAGCAACCAAACTTCAAATAGTACATAGACCTTCTGTGTATCGCTGAATACTTGATGTGAACCTCATGCTGAGAGCGGTTGCTATGGTGGGTATGTATCTGCAGGTGTTTACCATGGTTATGAGTGCTGGTGTTGAGCATGAGGGGCCAGGTTGTTCCAGTTGAGTGGTAGAGTGGAAGACCAAAAGATCCTGGGGGACATAAAACCAGGCAGCCCCTTCCATCAACTCAGTATTGGACGTAGCTTTATTATAAACATGTTTCTCGTTTATATCTACCAGTTTAAAAGGTTTGAAAGACAAAAGAAGAAATGTCAAGATGAGACTAATGACGTATCTGGGTGTAACCATGTCCTTCCTCCACACTGGAACAGGCTGCATGTGTTTTCTGAAACACCAAAACTAAGCATGCATCTGTTGTTTGGTGACGTGTTAACATGCTTGAAATGTGATCTGAAATTATGCAAAAAATTAACAAACGGTACAGTTGAAAACAGACAATGTGGGAAatgaaaagaaatgaaagtgTTTTGGTTTTTTTTCCTTTGAAAGTTTATTCAGTTTCAGTGCTttcttttaaaaataaatatatgttaTGGTATGAAAAAAATGTTAAAATCAAGGATGAAATTTACACTAGTGTAACAAAAATGGTGATCAATCCCAATACAATCTTTTagtaaacaaaacacacaaaatgaTGTATAAAAAATAAACCAAATTATAATCAAGTATTCTACGTTTTTTGGAAACAGCAGTAGTTCTCGAAAGGAGGCCCTTTCAGTTTACTGGTCAGTGTTATGATTGCAGTGTTGCAACAGGTTGCGTTCTGGGTTGGAGCACACAGCAGTTCAGTTCACGATACCGTCTACATTAGTTTGATAACCATGAACCGACCAGCTTCATCAAATTCTACTTTTATCAGCAGTTAAAGTGCACGTGTGCAACACTCAGTTGCTCTTGTCGCTAACGCGGGGTTCTAAAGCACACATGAATAGACACATAAACAGTGGCAGTGTTTGTGGACACCTTTCAGGaatgttctttaatgtgggTAAATAATTAAGCCACAGTCCAGCACAGAGTAACCCATTATAAATATGCTACAGCCCAGCCTCTCAGTGAGCTAGCAGACAGCTCATGGAGAGAAGGAATGAAGGAGTAAAGAATTGCATGATGGAAGCCTTTGAAACGTGATGAGTGCACCTTTCTACAGGACAGTGCCCGGTGGAGAAACACGACTAGCTCTAGTGTTGTGATGAAACGCGCATCAGCTTGGATACTACAGCACACCGCTTAGTTGAAAAAACACACTTACAaatcaaaatgacatttttgtACCAAAGACCATCGTTGGTCCCCTTCGATAACTCCGCGCGAAGGGGATAAAGGCGAGATAGAAGTATTTAAAACGACCATCGTAAATCCTAGAAACACCAGTGCTACAGCTGATCTGCTTCTAATAGCGGTTGAATGTATAAACAACAGTACCACGATGTGTGAAGGCCAAACAATGGATGacttgggaggaggggagggggtcctGGGAGACAGTTATACAGATATAACTGGGtggtggatgggtgggtgggggggacagTTCAGAGCAGCACGTTTAGAGTCGACTGGTGAGGCAAAGGTGGCAATGCTTGTCGGATGATAGTCATTCTGGAGAGATTGTTGTAGCAGCACGTCCTGGCTGGGTTCGGCCCCGAGGTGCGTTCAAGCTCAGGCACCCCTCCACTTTCCAGAAACGTGGGGACTGGTAGTGTTGCGGAAGAGCTCCTGACCCTCATTGCCAAACCAACAAATACTTCAAGTAAAAACGAATCCACCatgagagaaaaataaaaaaaacaagactAAATGCCCACATGCTCATGTCGGTATTAAAACCAGACGACCCAACAGCATCCTGGACAGATCCCATTAAGATCTAGGAGGATTTCATCTGCATCGATGCCCTTCTCCCATCTACGGCCACCTTATCGGTAACCGAAACCTATGGTTCGGTCTGTTCACACACCATCCCCAGTAGCCGCAGACACTCTCgttatacaggtgtgtgtgactttgtcTCGGGGAAGGTTTTCGTGGCAGTACGGACTTCAATGCAATCTATCCAGGAGATCGAAGGTGGTTGAAGGGTTGCTTCTGGGCTGTGCTCCCAGGACGCGGTTCGGCTTCGGGTTATTTCCCGCTTTTCTTTGGCACGGTGCTCCTCTTGACCTGCCACAGGTGGTTGTGGATGGTGATGGCGTCCACGCTGACCGACACCGTTTTGGCGGGAATGACGGTGaactgcttcctgtctgagctGTACTTGTAGAGCTTGTCGATCATCTTCTTGCCGATGCTCTTGGGGCCGTTTCCCGTCAGCTTGTGGATCTCCTCCGAGTCTGGCAGGTAGGTGTAGAGCGCTCGGAACTGACAGCCTCCGTCCCGGAACAGGATCATCAGGTGGTTGGACTCGCACTTATCCAGCTCCTGGGGATGGATAAAGCATCGTGAGAgttcgtcatcatcatcagatTAGAACCGCTAAAAGAGAAGGAGGTCGATAATTAATCCGGTAATCCTCACTGATTCCACCATCTTGGTTGTGAAGGATTGCTAACCCGTGTCGATCCGGGGTGGGGTGTGGCTGACCTGACTGGGGACAGGGTTTAGGGGATGGCGTTCGTGTGCTCACCTCGAGGATGACGAGCTTCTGGGGCTCGTTGACCTTTCCcgccaggcagcagtgggagaTGGCGTTGTGGATGATTGGCTTGTTGGACTTGGCACTGGGCTCTTTGAAGAGCTTGGGACCTGACAGACAAACCAGAAGAGGGAACTGAAGTCAGACCAGCAAATAAGGAAGAAAACCTGTAAAGCTTTTACACAGCTGCACAGGTGAGGTTCTTGGTTGCTGAGGGATTCCGCATTGGCCTGCTTACCGGTGTACTCCGccatggaggtgatggaggaagCCGTGGAGCCGTTGTCCCAGTCCCTCTCCGCGTTGCGACTGGCGTTGCGACTCAACCCAGGGATCGACTCCACCGATTCTCCCCTGGGAAACCGAGAGCACCGCGGTGAGACGTCGAACACAGAGCacgcacaaacaaaacacacactgaccgcCCACACCAGAACAcaagcaaaacaaacacacacacgggtggtCTGAGCTTACCGCTGAGAGCTTGCTCCTCCAGAGTTGACGCTGTCAGCCTCGTTGGTTGCGCCCGAGGCCAGGGACAGACTGGAGCCAGACTGGGCACTGCTCAGGTTGTcagctacacaacacacacacacagagtcacatACAGTGTCCTTATACACACAGGAAAGCCATTCTGACCATCTGCAAACTGTGGGAGACATCCTTCAAATAATCATGTGCTGAGGTGAAACCATTGCTGAAAATGTCCAAgtacacacaccagaaccctACTGGACCAGGACTGGGTCGTTCGGAACACAGAATTAGCTCGTTCTAAACGGAGAGTTACTCACGGGTGGAAGAAGAGCACTTGGAGAAGGTGTCGCTGGAGGACTCCTCCCTGAGGACGGGCTTGGGTCTCTGTTTCTTGGAGGGCTTGGTAGGCTTGGCGGGCTTGGTCACGCCCTGCTCCTCAAATATCTCCTTCTGCTTCCTCCGGAGGTAGTCCTGCTTGATGAGCTCCCTCctggtcttctcctcctccttcctgagacGGTCCTCCTCAGCCTTGCGCCTGAGGAGAGACAAACGGCCACAGTTATATCTCTTTACAACTTTTGCTGTGTCTGGAACAGTGGTATTAAGCCAAAGTCAATGAGAGGTGGAGGTATCCCCCAGCTATGGAGCCAGGTTGAGTTTACCTCAGGATAAGTAAAgtgaaaaaaatatgaaattcaAGTCAGTTGAAGAGGGCATCTTCTGCCTGGTAGCTGTGCTCTGGTTGGTGAAAGGCGAGACGTACCTGACCTCGTCTCGTTTGAACTCGGTCTCAACCTCCAGCTGTTGTTTACGTAGACGGGCCTCCTCGGCCTTCTTCTGCTGCTTCAGGAGAAAGGCCGCTCGCTTCTTAGCCAGTTCGTCCTCGGCCTTCTGTTCATCCTGGAGCAGGAGGTCAGCACACACAACAGGCGTTGAAATGTACTTCCTAAGAAATTATTTCCGGTACTATACACAACATTACTACAGATTGCTAAGTTACTGCTGGGAGAAGATGTGTCCCCTTGATGTGAACCAAACTGTCAgtgttcttacacacacacacattaccttgAAGAAGAAGCCCAAGCCAGACTTCTGTTCCCCGTCGCCTCCCTCGGCAGTGCTGTCGTGCCCCACCTGGCCCCCGTCCTCCTCGGGGTCCCTCAGGTCAGACAGGTCCACCTCGATCAGGTGGGCCTTGCTGCGCGCCGCCGCCTCTTCTTCCGGCACGTTCTCCTTCCCCGAGCCGTCCGAGGAGTTGAGCTCAGACTCCCTGAGCGTGCTGGACAGGCACTCGTCGAAGGACACTTCGGGGGTGGCGACGGTTGCTAGGTCGACTCGCACGGGCAGACGCATGTTAGCCTCATCGTGAAGCCGGAAGGAGGAACTTCGAAGATGGCCACCGGCTTTTTCCGCTGTGCTGATTGTCTCTCCGGCGGAGGCGGctctgggggggttggggtgttcCGTCCTGGGGGAGCGCCCCCCGGGGTGCAGCCTCGGGTGAGGCCCGGCATCCAGGCTCTGAGTGGGGGTGAGGGCTCGCGACGCCTGCCGGCCCTGTTCCTTAGCCAGCTTCAGCTCCGAGGGTTTGGACCTGGCGCCCCTGGCTGAGCTCAGCTTGGGTGGTTTCCGGAGAGGGGCGACTCCCGAATCGACGAAGTGGACGGCGGGGTTGACCTTGGGGTCGCCGGCCTTGTCGGCGGGGGTGACGGCGGTGGGGGGCTGCACGTTCTGCTTCATGAGGAGGTCCTGCTGAAGGGACAGCTGCATCATCTGCTGCTGGATGCTGCCGATGGCCTCGTTGAGCATGTCGATGGAGCGGTTGCACTCGTTTAGATCCAGTTCTTCCTCGCCCTTTTCCGACTCCAAGCGGCCCGGCGACGGGGCCCGCCTCAGCGCGCCCGCGCGCAAGTCGTCCGGGGACCCGCTCCCTCCGTCGGCGCCGGGCTTCTCCCTGGACCGCGGCTCGGCCGTCTTGAGCGGGCCGGGAAGCGTGTCGCTCTTGCCCTTCTTGACGATGTGGAGGAACGCGGCCTTGCCCAGCTTCTGCCTCTGCCTGGCTGACAGCAACTCCACCTTCTTCTTCTGGTGCTCGATGGCCCGGcgcttctcctccagctgcatGTGGAGCTGCACCAGCTCCGAGGCTAGCATGTTGACTCCTCCGCCGCCGCTGCCGCCGGCGTCGCCGCTGCCCAGCCGGGCCCCCTGCGGTGAGGAGGGGCTCTGGTCCCTCTTCAGCCTCCAGGAGGAGCCCAGGCTGAGGGGCCCGCTGCACTCGGAGCCATCTGGGGTGGTCCTCTGGGAGCTGGAGGCGCTGGAGCGCAGGTCGTGGCTGCTGCCGAAGCGCTGCTGGTGGGCCTTGCGCTCGGCGAAGGAGGTCATGCGCACGGCGCCGCTGGCCAGGCTGCTGGCCTGCGAGTGGGcgctgaggcaggggctggagCGCCCGCTGCCCCCGTCGCCGTCCTTGTCCTGGTGCTC harbors:
- the LOC134011883 gene encoding uncharacterized protein LOC134011883, with amino-acid sequence MEVKCKSPADLRGQLVWNVSRCVTPTAHPVSPTLLLVPLTSDKPVPQIPPSVTIPALIAIIVVLCVLLCVVCALAGVYGRRRRRKQVRPQPEIKEEEGEPQPLNPPRQPYQKCPEEMMNWDLECVRRVPGTEVRAKSANAVLSTSPFCGGGRRRHDMETETEGTSRKPTPTEENSSGEQGEELGEDSGNVTAQDTDEELKAQRRLTDFINEGTQYDDGDDGVSPSGNGSRTITKATEDTETITYLSIGTDLTTPKTGKPNGLHGESRGPRIQIGRAIGRVSTWPPTSSQWEARCANQGEGLSSFNVPEPFQDSVVKSDVLSEGGTIIVMEPVPNYMLSPEGYRGDTTVEERSGEPVEEPVEATVKEPAEESTEEPLEPDFETASLNYDPVSENLVISIPDATEPLTGSAKLQSEPANSAEFQSGSAELLSDRPYSTEPLIGSAELQSEPPNSTDLPSGSAELLSEPYSTEPLHGSSELQSEPPNSTELPSGSAELLSEPYSTKPLIGSAEFQSEPPYSTEPITPVADLQSEPPGSTEPPVEYRQSQLCLVSFETASTTEFDISPDGGSQSTIAPTEPKSEPITVSGPLSGKTPSQISKAEELQNVYEDTTGLTESGEKQKTTFETPTGKEPEIQVLGGSSQSPPSGGSPNDENLLANNEYVFVGLLQEVVQNRGRRTRERWRQTHKNQQLYRRKGQDLN